In bacterium, a single window of DNA contains:
- the serS gene encoding Serine--tRNA ligase: MLDLKRLLADPEGLQARLRFRDPSIDLSPLAALDAERRAAIARDEQLKAEQKQGAQEIGKLRSSGGDSSTLEAAMRALKEEGAALEERRKAIEEELTRFLEVLPNVPHDSVPLNLDKKQNQVIREGGPRPLRESAPTHMEIAERLGLLDFEAGARIAGSGFPVYTGQGFLLEWALVNYFIEQNTAAGYQPMGMPLLNNGASLYASGQFPKFRDQVYQVPEDDLYLIPTSEVALCNLWRDSLLEAEQLPLRYTAYTPCFRREAGAHGAHERGLIRVHQFNKCELFWFCAPDESYDILEQMTAHAESLVEGLGLPWRTSLLVSGDLGSQATKTYDVEVWLPGQQAWYEVSSCSNCEDYQARRGNIRYRHPETRKPAFVHTLNGSGLATSRLFVCLLENGVQEDGSIRIPDALRKWLPTEVLQPA; this comes from the coding sequence ATGCTAGACCTCAAACGCCTCCTCGCCGACCCCGAGGGCCTCCAGGCCCGCCTCCGCTTCCGGGACCCCAGCATCGATCTCTCCCCTCTCGCCGCCCTCGATGCCGAGCGTCGCGCCGCCATTGCACGGGATGAGCAGCTCAAAGCCGAACAAAAACAGGGTGCACAGGAAATCGGGAAGCTCCGAAGCAGTGGCGGCGACTCCTCCACCCTCGAAGCCGCCATGCGCGCCCTCAAAGAAGAAGGGGCCGCCCTCGAAGAGCGACGTAAAGCCATCGAGGAAGAACTCACCCGGTTCCTCGAAGTCCTGCCCAATGTCCCCCACGACAGCGTGCCGCTAAATCTCGACAAAAAGCAGAATCAGGTGATCCGTGAGGGAGGACCCCGCCCCTTGCGCGAGTCCGCCCCGACCCACATGGAGATCGCCGAGCGCCTCGGACTCCTCGATTTCGAGGCGGGAGCCCGCATCGCAGGCTCCGGCTTTCCGGTCTACACCGGCCAGGGTTTCCTTCTGGAATGGGCGCTGGTGAACTACTTCATCGAGCAAAACACGGCGGCAGGCTACCAGCCGATGGGGATGCCACTCCTCAACAACGGGGCAAGTCTCTACGCCTCCGGGCAGTTCCCCAAGTTTCGCGACCAGGTCTACCAGGTCCCGGAAGACGATCTCTACCTGATCCCCACCAGCGAGGTCGCCCTGTGCAATCTCTGGCGCGACTCCCTGCTGGAAGCGGAGCAGCTCCCCCTGCGGTACACGGCCTACACCCCCTGCTTCCGACGGGAAGCCGGAGCCCACGGTGCTCATGAACGGGGGCTGATCCGGGTACATCAGTTCAACAAGTGCGAGCTCTTCTGGTTCTGCGCGCCCGACGAGAGCTACGACATCCTCGAGCAGATGACCGCCCATGCGGAGTCCCTCGTGGAGGGCCTCGGCCTCCCCTGGCGGACCAGCCTCCTGGTCTCCGGCGATCTGGGGAGTCAGGCGACCAAAACCTACGATGTCGAGGTCTGGCTTCCCGGCCAGCAGGCCTGGTACGAGGTCTCCTCCTGCTCAAACTGCGAAGATTACCAGGCTCGCCGCGGCAACATCCGGTATCGCCATCCCGAAACCCGCAAGCCAGCGTTTGTGCATACCCTCAACGGCTCGGGGCTCGCGACCAGTCGGCTCTTTGTCTGCCTGCTGGAGAACGGAGTCCAGGAGGATGGATCGATCCGGATCCCGGACGCCCTCCGGAAGTGGCTCCCCACTGAGGTCCTTCAGCCCGCCTAA